ACCGGGTTCGGCGCGTCGGCGGGGACACCGCCGGTCGCGTGGTCGGCTCCCCCGTCCGTCCGCTGGCCGTCGTCACCCAAGGGCGCTCACCACCGTGAGGTCGTACGCGAAGTGAATCGCCATCGCGACCGCGAGCGTCGCGGCCCACGACCGGACGCCCCTCGTCGCACCGACCGCCGCGACGGCGGCCGTGACGACGTGGAGGACGAGCGGGAGCGCGAGCAATCCCACACCCCCGAGCACGCCGAGGTCGGCGCCGACGCCGGAGGTCGCGAACGCCGCCTCGCCCAGTGGGAGCGACCCGAGGCCGACGATCTGAACGACGGCGGTCGCCTTCTCGGCGACGAAGAAGCCGGCGCCCGACAGCGCGCCAAGTTTCAGCGCCGTCAGTAAGTCCGCCTCGAAGCGCGACTCGTGGAAGCCGGCGAAGATGGCGACGCCCTTCGCGACCTCTTCGACGACGGCGACGACGACGAGCAGGCCGACGATGGCGGCGCCTTGCGGCAGCGCGAACAGGAGCGCGACCGCGAGCAACTCGGCGACGAACACGAACGGGATCGACAGCGCCGCGAGGATCGCCACGTCGCGCGGGCGGTGCAGGCGAACCGCGAGCGCGTCGAGGAACTTCAGCGGCACCGACCGCTGGGTGAACATGTCCTCTTCGCGGTAGACGCCGACGCCCATCGCGAACAGCGTGCCCGCGACGAGGTAGAACGGCCCCGTCGAGAACAGGTACTCGCCGATCGACACGGCCTCGCCCTGCAGGTCGCGCACGACGAGCGTCAGCGGCGAGATGAGCGCCACCGGCGTCACCGTCGCGAAGATGGCGGGGACGAACGCGTACGTCGTCAGCGCGACCGAGACGGTGACGGTGACGAAGGTGAGTTCCTTGAACGAGCGGGCGAACATCGCGCCGACGAACGTCGCCGCGAGGAACACCAGCGCGATGGGGAACACCGCCGCGACCGACAACACGCCCCCGCCCACGCCCAGTGCGATGAGCGTGGTGGCGACGAGCGCGACCGCGGCGTACGGGAGCGTCTTGCCCGCGACGATGTCCGACTGCGACAGCGGCGCGACGAGCAGGAGTTCACCGCGGCGGTTGATCCGCTCGTTCAGAATCGTCGAGCCGTACGCCTGGATGACGAAGTTCATCGGCACGAGGAACGCGAACGCGAGCACGAGCGAGGAGAACGGGAACGGCGGAGATATCTCGGCTGGCGACCCCGTGGGCTGGCCGCCGAACAGCGGCCCCGCGGCGCCACCGAAGTCCGGCACGCTGAGCGCGCCACCGTCGTCGCCGTCGTCACCGCTCCCCGAGCCTGCACCGCCCGCACCGTCGCCGTCGCCGGCGCCGCCGGGCGATCCGTCGTCGTCGTCCGCGCCGTCGGTCCCCGACGCGTCGGTCGCGCCGATCCGTTCGCTGGCGCGCTCGACGTAGCTGAGGGTGACGCCGACCGGGAACGCGGCAGACTGGTTCTCCTCGGCGCGGAGGAGGCGGGCGTTGTGCCCCTCGACGGCCGAGCGGAACGCAGCGAGCGCGGCCTCCCCCTTGCGGGTGTCGGCGACCGAGACGCTCGCCTCGCGGTCGGTCGGGTCGCGGTCGTCGACGTACACGTCCGCGCCGGGCGACCCGACGGGAACCGGCTCCAGCGGCGTCGACTGCGCCACCGGGTCGTGGTACGGGCTGTCCGGGCTGACGGCGACGGCGTAGATGTCCTCGTCGAGCGCGACGCCACCGGCGAGCGCGCCGCCGGCGACGACGCCGAGCGTGAGCAGGAGCGCGACCGCACCCAACACCGCGGTTCTGCGGTCGAGGGTGCCGGTCGCCCGGCTCACCTCCCAGCGCGCCACCCGGAGCAGTTTCCGGGGGGAGAGCCTCACGGCTCCGGGCCCCCGCCGTCGGTCGTCGCCTCCGGGGGCGCCTCCTCGCTGGCGGCGTCGTCAGCGTCGTCAGGGTCGCCTCCGTCGCCTGCGCTCGCGCCGGTCGCGCCGGTCGCGCCAGTCGCGCCGGGGTCGACGCGGCGACTCCCCGGCATCGGCTGCCCGGCCACGTCGAGGAAGATCTCCTCCAGCGTCGACTCCCGCGTGCGGATGTCGACGACCTCGCCGCCGGCCTCGGCTGCCGCCGCGCGCACGTCTTCGACGGCGTCCATCGAGTCGACGACCGTCAGGTGGCGGTCGCCGTCGGGGTCGCTCTCCGCGACGGGAACGGTCGTGAACACGCGGTAGGTCGTCTCCCCGTGTTCGGCCCGAATCTCCTCGACCGTGCCGCGGGCGACGATCCGCCCCTCGTTCATGATGACGACGCGGTCACACACCGACTCGACGTGGTAGAGGTTGTGCGCCGAGAACAGCACGGTCTTGCCCGCGTCGGCGAGCGCGCGCACGTACTCCAGGACGTAGTTCGTCGTGAGCGGGTCCAGCCCCGACGCTGGCTCGTCGTAGATCAGCACGTCGGGGTCGTTGACGAGCGAGCGCGCGATGGCGACCTTCCGCTTCATCCCCTTCGACACGTCGCCGAGGCGGCGGTCGCGGTGCTCCAGTTCCAGGTCGTCGAGCGCGGTCTCGATCCGTTGGTTCGCGGTCTCGCGGGGTACCTCGTACAGGTCGGCGAAGAAGCGGAGGTAGCTCCGCGCTGTCATGTCCTCGTACAGCGGCGACTCCTCTGGGAGGAATCCCAGCGCGGTCCGGGTCTCCGGGTCGCCGGCTGGCGCGCCCGCCACCGCGACCGTACCGGCAGTCGGCTCGATGAGCCCCGCCAGCGTCTTCAGCGTCGTCGTCTTGCCCGCCCCATTCGGGCCGACGACGCCGAATATCTCCCCCGGCTCCACGTCGAAGGTACTCCCGTGCACGGCGACGAAGTCGCCGTACACCTTCCGCAGGCCGTCGACGGTTATCACACCCGCCTCTTCGAGCGCCCCGATATAGGGGCGTCGCCGCGCCTATCGCGGGTGAGAACGGTCGTCGCGTGGCTCGGTCGATCGGCCGACGCCGCTCACTCGTGTGGCCGGTACTCGACGAAGCCGAAGGTGGTGAACTGCTCCGCCTCGGCCCCCGACTCAGCGGCCTCGACGAACGGCGCCGCGTTCCGGCGCGGGTCGCTCGGCGACGCCGTCAGCGCCGTCCGCTCGTCCGGCGCCCAGCCGTCGACCGCGCCGCTCGCCATCGCCCCGCTGTAGGAGTCGATCGTCGTCTGTAGGCTCATACCTGATCTATTCGTCTCATCCGACAAATACGTTTCTACAGACTACTCAAAAGCGAGTAAAGATTTATGAGCTATCTGGTTCGGAGCGATCCGAACGCTGGCCGGTCGGCTCTTGGGGGAGCACAGCGGAGGTGAGACGCCGTCGAGCAGTCGCTAGACGCGCTTGGTCAGTGAGAACTCGTCGTCGCTCGCGGAAGATTACTCGTCGTCGTCGCCGCCGTCGGTCCGCACGTCGGGTTTCTCGTTGCCTCGTTCCCACACTCGGTCCGCGGAGGCTCCGTTCGGCGCTGTGTGACTGATGTCCCGCATCGTTCGTTCTGCCATCGTGACACAGAGCAACACGCCGAACTACTTGAGCGTTCCATGGATCCACCTTAGACACACAATACCATATTAATCAGATTATATGCTTGAAGCACGCGCCGAACGACCGATCAGTTCCGGTGGGTTCCACCGGTTCGAGACTGGACACGTCTCCGACTGCACCGGTCGCCGCTGTCACGGATGTGGCTGCGACGCCACGCGGCAGTAAGGGTATATACGTGATGTGCCGGAAAGCGCGAGTATGAACGCGACGGTCATGGATCTTTTGCACGACAACGCCGCCCACGCTCGGGAGTTCTCGTCTCGCTTCGACGACGTCCAAGCCGGACAACACCCGGAGGCGGTGACGGTGTGCTGTTCGGAC
The DNA window shown above is from Halobaculum marinum and carries:
- a CDS encoding PrsW family intramembrane metalloprotease, whose amino-acid sequence is MRLSPRKLLRVARWEVSRATGTLDRRTAVLGAVALLLTLGVVAGGALAGGVALDEDIYAVAVSPDSPYHDPVAQSTPLEPVPVGSPGADVYVDDRDPTDREASVSVADTRKGEAALAAFRSAVEGHNARLLRAEENQSAAFPVGVTLSYVERASERIGATDASGTDGADDDDGSPGGAGDGDGAGGAGSGSGDDGDDGGALSVPDFGGAAGPLFGGQPTGSPAEISPPFPFSSLVLAFAFLVPMNFVIQAYGSTILNERINRRGELLLVAPLSQSDIVAGKTLPYAAVALVATTLIALGVGGGVLSVAAVFPIALVFLAATFVGAMFARSFKELTFVTVTVSVALTTYAFVPAIFATVTPVALISPLTLVVRDLQGEAVSIGEYLFSTGPFYLVAGTLFAMGVGVYREEDMFTQRSVPLKFLDALAVRLHRPRDVAILAALSIPFVFVAELLAVALLFALPQGAAIVGLLVVVAVVEEVAKGVAIFAGFHESRFEADLLTALKLGALSGAGFFVAEKATAVVQIVGLGSLPLGEAAFATSGVGADLGVLGGVGLLALPLVLHVVTAAVAAVGATRGVRSWAATLAVAMAIHFAYDLTVVSALG
- a CDS encoding ABC transporter ATP-binding protein, with protein sequence MITVDGLRKVYGDFVAVHGSTFDVEPGEIFGVVGPNGAGKTTTLKTLAGLIEPTAGTVAVAGAPAGDPETRTALGFLPEESPLYEDMTARSYLRFFADLYEVPRETANQRIETALDDLELEHRDRRLGDVSKGMKRKVAIARSLVNDPDVLIYDEPASGLDPLTTNYVLEYVRALADAGKTVLFSAHNLYHVESVCDRVVIMNEGRIVARGTVEEIRAEHGETTYRVFTTVPVAESDPDGDRHLTVVDSMDAVEDVRAAAAEAGGEVVDIRTRESTLEEIFLDVAGQPMPGSRRVDPGATGATGATGASAGDGGDPDDADDAASEEAPPEATTDGGGPEP